In the genome of Streptomyces collinus, one region contains:
- a CDS encoding TetR/AcrR family transcriptional regulator produces the protein MSVRTAGPSRSDLVADTALALLAERGMRGLTHRAVDEAAGLPQGSTSNLARTRQALLELTVRRLAEREARVLALHEMPDPGAGPGPLADALALATHRALTGHRALTLARYELALEATRRPELRAFFDATGARFRDQLAALVGGLGSTDPARHTLSLIAWGDGLMFSCVAGSFGAEVPSLEEVRAGLRELLEGMLGG, from the coding sequence ATGTCCGTACGCACCGCCGGCCCCTCCCGCTCCGATCTGGTCGCCGACACCGCCCTCGCCCTGCTCGCCGAGCGCGGCATGCGCGGCCTCACGCACCGGGCGGTCGACGAGGCGGCCGGGCTCCCCCAGGGCTCCACGTCGAACCTCGCGCGCACCCGGCAGGCGCTGCTGGAGCTGACGGTGCGGCGCCTGGCGGAGCGCGAGGCCCGGGTCCTGGCGCTGCACGAGATGCCGGATCCCGGGGCCGGGCCCGGCCCTCTGGCGGACGCGCTGGCCCTGGCGACCCACCGGGCGTTGACGGGCCACCGCGCACTCACGCTCGCCCGCTACGAACTGGCCCTGGAGGCGACGCGCCGCCCCGAACTGCGGGCCTTCTTCGACGCCACCGGCGCCCGCTTCCGGGACCAGCTCGCCGCACTGGTCGGCGGCTTGGGCTCGACCGACCCGGCCCGGCACACCCTGTCGCTGATCGCCTGGGGGGACGGGCTGATGTTCAGCTGTGTGGCGGGGTCGTTCGGCGCCGAGGTGCCGAGCCTGGAGGAGGTGCGGGCCGGGCTGCGGGAACTGCTGGAGGGCATGCTCGGGGGCTGA
- a CDS encoding DinB family protein: MTNERHEPATTADERTMLEGWLDYHRQTLAWKCEGLTDVQLRTAAVEPSELSLMGLVRHMTEVERGWFRKVLAAEDAGPVYYTDEDPDGEFHLSESDTWEEAYATWQSEIETARRNAARFGLDDVSEGKHRRTGERFNLRWIYTHMIEEYARHNGHADLIRERVDGATGD; this comes from the coding sequence ATGACCAACGAACGCCACGAGCCCGCCACCACCGCCGACGAGCGCACGATGCTGGAGGGCTGGCTGGACTACCACCGCCAGACCCTCGCCTGGAAGTGCGAGGGCCTCACCGACGTCCAGCTCCGCACCGCCGCGGTGGAGCCGTCCGAGCTGAGCCTGATGGGACTGGTGCGGCACATGACGGAGGTGGAGCGGGGCTGGTTCCGCAAGGTGCTCGCGGCCGAGGACGCCGGCCCGGTCTACTACACCGACGAGGATCCGGACGGCGAGTTCCATCTCTCCGAGAGCGACACGTGGGAGGAGGCGTACGCCACCTGGCAGTCCGAGATCGAGACCGCCCGGCGCAACGCGGCCCGCTTCGGCCTCGACGACGTCTCCGAGGGCAAGCACCGCCGCACCGGCGAGCGCTTCAACCTGCGCTGGATCTACACGCACATGATCGAGGAGTACGCGCGGCACAACGGCCACGCCGACCTGATCCGCGAGCGCGTCGACGGCGCGACCGGCGACTGA